The genomic window ATGTAGTTGCCGATCTGGAGCGAATCGGCCGAGGGCTGCATTCCGGAGTAGAGACGGGGCTTGGTCACCCCTCCAGTCTATGGAGCGGATGCCACGCCCCTCGCCGCGCCCGCATCACACTCCCACCGTGTAGTCCGCGATGACGGGCGCGTGATCGCTCCAGCGGGTGTCCCACGAGGGCGCCCGCACGACGCGGTAATCCGTCACCCGTTCCGCCAGCGCGGGGGAGGCCAGGTGGTAGTCGATGCGCCAGCCGGTGTCGGTGTCGAACGCCTTGCCGCGGTTGGACCACCACGTGTACGGGCCGTCGACGTCGCCGTGGAACGCGCGGCCCACGTCGACCCAGCCGAGCCCGGTGCCGGTGGATCCGTCGACGCCGCGGACCTCTGCCCCGGCGGCGCCGGTGAACCGGTCGAAGTAGGCCCGCTCGCGGGGGAGGAACCCGGCCTTCTTGACGTTGCCCTTCCAGTTGCGGATGTCGAGCTCCCGGTGTCCCACGTTCAGATCGCCGGTGATGACCGCCAGCGCGCCGTCGGCCGCGAGGCGCGGCATCCGCGCCTCCATCGCATCGAGGAAGGCGTACTTGGCCACCTGCTTGTCGGTGTCGGCCTGGCCGGTGAAGACGTAGGCACTGACGATCGTGACCGGCTCGCCGTCGACGTCGATGTCCGCCTCGACCCAGCGGCCCTTGGCATCGAGGGTCTCGTCCGCGCCGAGGTCGGTGCGCCACACCTCCAGCGGCTCGCGGGCGGCGATGGCGACGCCGGCGCGGCCCTTCGCCAGCGCCTCGTCGTTGACGACGTGCCAACCGGGCAAGGCGGCGGCGAGGTCGGATGCCTCGGCCCGCACCTCCTGCAGGGTCAGGATGTCGACCTCGGCTGATTCGAGCCAGGGCGTCATGCCCTTGCGGACGGCGGCGCGGATGCCATTGACGTTGACGGAGGCGATGCGGAGTGTTCGTGGCACGACGAAAAGCCTAACCAGCGGGGCTGACACCCGACGTCGCAGCGAACCAGCGGAACGCCGCCTCAGTCCAGCAGCCCGCCGGGGACGCGGGTGTCGGCCCGTGGCAGCGCCGCCTGCGCGCGGGCCAGCTCCTGCTTCGCCGCGCGCACGTCGCGAGCGGCTCGGCGGGCTCGGTACCAGGGCGCGCGCCGGCGCCGTTCGCGTGCCTCGCGCAGGTGCACCTCCGCGGCGATCACGAGCGCGCGCGCTTCGACGGCGCGGCGCTGCGCATCGCTGACCGGGGCGAGGGGGATGTCGCGGTCCCGTGCCACGACGGCGGTCCACGAAGCGGCGACGAGGATCACGATCGCGATCAGACGGAACCACACCAGGAACGCGATGAAGACCGAGAACGTCGCCAGCAGCGGGTTGGCCGGCGTGTAGACCAGCAGCAGGCCGGCACCCAGCTGCAGCACCCCGATCGCCGCTCCGCCCAGCACCGCGCCGGGCCAGATGGTCGGCCACGGCACCGAGGCCCCGGCGAGAAACCGGAACAGCAGCGCCAGCGCGGTGGAGTTGATCCCGAAGGCCACCACGACCGACCCCACCCGGCTGGCCACCGACACCCAGGCCGCGGCATCCTGCCACCCGAACAGGTCGAACAGCAGATTGACCGCGCCCGAGGCCATCGCCCCGAGCCCCGCACCGAGCACGAGCGCGATGCCGAACATCGCCCCGGCGA from Microbacterium sp. zg-Y625 includes these protein-coding regions:
- a CDS encoding exodeoxyribonuclease III — translated: MPRTLRIASVNVNGIRAAVRKGMTPWLESAEVDILTLQEVRAEASDLAAALPGWHVVNDEALAKGRAGVAIAAREPLEVWRTDLGADETLDAKGRWVEADIDVDGEPVTIVSAYVFTGQADTDKQVAKYAFLDAMEARMPRLAADGALAVITGDLNVGHRELDIRNWKGNVKKAGFLPRERAYFDRFTGAAGAEVRGVDGSTGTGLGWVDVGRAFHGDVDGPYTWWSNRGKAFDTDTGWRIDYHLASPALAERVTDYRVVRAPSWDTRWSDHAPVIADYTVGV
- a CDS encoding YihY/virulence factor BrkB family protein produces the protein MSDPGREGAPDDGRDDSWRARWDDSVLRERLDEPIERATALRRRTLAWFPVRVWRHFLRHNGFLLAASISYQSLFAMFAVLYFAFAIVGVWLGGSRDAIDALIALVNLYIPDLISAGGLVTREEVTEVARSSTGALAITGSVAFVVAIWTAIGFVTYTRRAVRDIFGLPFDPRSYLVLKARDFVAGAMFGIALVLGAGLGAMASGAVNLLFDLFGWQDAAAWVSVASRVGSVVVAFGINSTALALLFRFLAGASVPWPTIWPGAVLGGAAIGVLQLGAGLLLVYTPANPLLATFSVFIAFLVWFRLIAIVILVAASWTAVVARDRDIPLAPVSDAQRRAVEARALVIAAEVHLREARERRRRAPWYRARRAARDVRAAKQELARAQAALPRADTRVPGGLLD